The Pseudomonas parafulva genome includes a window with the following:
- the pqqC gene encoding pyrroloquinoline-quinone synthase PqqC: MSDALPMSPAEFEQALRAKGAYYHIHHPYHVAMYEGRATREQIQGWVANRFYYQVNIPMKDAAILANCPDREVRREWIQRLLDHDGAPGEDGGIEAWLRLGQAVGLDPEQLRSQELVLPGVRFAVDAYVNFARRASWQEAASSSLTELFAPQIHQSRLDSWPQHYPWIDPAGYAYFRTRLGQARRDVEHGLAITLQHYTTWAGQQRMLEILQFKLDILWSMLDAMSMAYELNRPPYHSVTQERVWHKGITL; the protein is encoded by the coding sequence ATGAGCGATGCACTGCCAATGTCCCCTGCCGAGTTCGAGCAGGCCCTGCGCGCCAAGGGCGCCTACTACCACATTCACCATCCCTACCACGTAGCCATGTATGAAGGCCGTGCTACCCGCGAACAGATCCAGGGTTGGGTAGCCAACCGCTTCTATTACCAGGTCAACATCCCGATGAAGGACGCCGCCATCCTGGCCAATTGCCCGGATCGCGAGGTACGCCGGGAGTGGATACAGCGCTTGCTCGACCATGATGGCGCACCTGGTGAAGACGGCGGCATCGAAGCCTGGCTGCGCCTGGGCCAGGCGGTTGGCCTTGACCCTGAGCAGTTGCGCTCACAGGAATTGGTATTGCCGGGGGTGCGCTTTGCCGTGGATGCCTACGTGAATTTTGCCCGTCGCGCCAGCTGGCAGGAAGCGGCCAGCAGCTCGCTGACCGAACTCTTCGCCCCGCAGATCCACCAATCACGCCTGGACAGCTGGCCGCAGCACTACCCCTGGATCGACCCGGCAGGCTACGCGTATTTCCGCACGCGCCTTGGCCAGGCTCGCCGCGATGTTGAGCATGGCCTAGCCATTACCTTGCAGCACTACACCACCTGGGCTGGGCAGCAGCGTATGCTGGAAATCCTCCAGTTCAAGCTGGACATCCTGTGGAGCATGCTCGATGCCATGAGCATGGCCTATGAGCTGAACCGGCCGCCCTATCACTCCGTCACCCAGGAGCGGGTGTGGCATAAAGGAATCACTCTATGA
- the pqqD gene encoding pyrroloquinoline quinone biosynthesis peptide chaperone PqqD — protein sequence MKFDRQQVPRWRQGYRFQYEPAQKGHVLLYPEGMIKLNESASLIGGLIDGQRNVAAIIDALQQQFPDVPEVADDIEQFMEVARAEHWIELA from the coding sequence ATGAAATTCGATCGTCAGCAAGTGCCCAGGTGGCGCCAGGGTTACCGCTTCCAGTACGAGCCTGCCCAGAAAGGCCATGTACTGCTCTACCCTGAAGGCATGATCAAGCTCAACGAAAGCGCCAGCCTGATCGGTGGGTTGATCGACGGCCAGCGCAATGTGGCAGCCATCATCGACGCACTCCAGCAGCAATTCCCCGATGTGCCGGAAGTGGCCGACGATATCGAGCAGTTCATGGAGGTAGCCCGTGCCGAACACTGGATCGAGCTTGCCTGA
- the pqqE gene encoding pyrroloquinoline quinone biosynthesis protein PqqE, whose translation MPNTGSSLPELPPTPEVGLPLWLLAELTYRCPLQCPYCSNPLDFAAQGQELSTAQWFKVMAQAREMGAAQIGFSGGEPLVRQDLAELIAEARRLGYYTNLITSGIGLTEARIAAFKQAGLDHIQISFQASDEQVNNLLAGSRKAFAQKLEMARAVKAHGYPMVLNFVTHRHNIDKIDRIIELCIALDADFVELATCQFYGWAHLNRVGLLPTRDQLERAERITNEYRDKLKTEGNPCKLIFVTPDYYEERPKACMNGWGNLFLTITPDGTALPCHGARQLPVQFPNVREHDLRHIWYESFGFNRFRGYQWMPEPCRSCDEKEKDFGGCRCQAFMLTGDASNADPVCAKSPDHGLILKAREQAQSADLAIDQMTFRNERNSRVIARG comes from the coding sequence GTGCCGAACACTGGATCGAGCTTGCCTGAGCTACCGCCCACGCCCGAGGTCGGCCTGCCGCTGTGGCTGCTGGCCGAGTTGACCTACCGCTGCCCGCTGCAGTGCCCCTATTGCTCCAACCCCCTGGATTTCGCAGCCCAGGGCCAGGAGTTGAGCACTGCGCAGTGGTTCAAGGTCATGGCCCAGGCCCGCGAGATGGGCGCCGCGCAGATTGGGTTTTCCGGGGGCGAGCCGCTGGTTCGCCAGGACCTCGCCGAGCTGATCGCCGAGGCCCGCCGGCTGGGGTACTACACCAACCTGATTACCTCGGGTATCGGCTTGACCGAGGCGCGCATCGCCGCCTTCAAGCAGGCCGGCCTGGACCATATCCAGATCAGCTTCCAGGCCAGCGACGAGCAGGTGAACAACCTGCTGGCCGGTTCCCGAAAGGCGTTCGCACAGAAGTTGGAAATGGCCCGCGCCGTGAAGGCCCATGGTTACCCCATGGTGCTCAACTTCGTCACCCACCGGCACAACATCGACAAGATCGACCGCATCATCGAGTTGTGCATCGCCCTGGATGCGGATTTCGTCGAACTGGCCACGTGCCAGTTCTACGGTTGGGCGCACCTTAACCGGGTTGGGCTGTTGCCCACCCGTGATCAGCTGGAGCGGGCCGAGCGGATTACCAACGAGTATCGCGACAAGCTCAAGACCGAAGGCAACCCGTGCAAGCTGATCTTCGTCACGCCGGACTACTACGAAGAGCGGCCCAAGGCCTGCATGAACGGCTGGGGCAACCTGTTCCTGACCATCACCCCCGACGGCACCGCCCTGCCGTGCCATGGGGCCCGTCAGTTGCCGGTGCAGTTCCCCAACGTGCGTGAGCATGACCTGCGACACATCTGGTATGAGTCGTTCGGTTTCAACCGCTTCCGTGGCTACCAATGGATGCCGGAACCCTGCCGCTCCTGCGATGAAAAGGAGAAGGATTTTGGTGGCTGCCGCTGTCAGGCCTTCATGCTCACCGGTGATGCCAGCAATGCCGACCCGGTATGTGCCAAGTCGCCCGACCACGGCTTGATCCTCAAGGCCCGCGAGCAGGCGCAAAGCGCCGACCTCGCCATAGATCAGATGACTTTCCGAAATGAACGAAACTCCCGTGTCATCGCCCGAGGCTGA